The genomic DNA CAGATCCCCATGGAGATGTAGTTGGCGAACTCCTGGCGGGAGAGTTCCAGGCGCTGCTGGTCGGTCATCCGTTCCCACAGCGGCGTGCCGTAGAGGCTCAACATGTGCGGAGGCAGGAAGTACAGGCCCTCGGGCAGCGGCGCGTCCCAGTCGATGTCGACGACGGGCTCGTAGGACTTCTTTGCCGAACCCTTGAGCAGGCGTAGGGCGAAGTCTTCCCGCTCGGGTGCGGTGGGCGTGGCGGAACTCATGATGACCATCATTGCGCCGTTTGCGGACAGTTTCTCGCCTCCTGCGGCCAGAACATCGTGCCGGTGTTGCCCTCATCGGACAGCCTGGAACCGTGACACCGCTTAACATCCGAGGCATGCCCAACGTCCCGCCGGTGCCGACGAGGACACCCGAACTCCCCGCGGAAACCCTCGAAGCCATGCGGGCCGGACTGCCGGGTCTGGCCGACCGCATGGTGGAGGCGGTGATCGCCGAGGTGCCGACCTTCGCCGTGGCGGCACAGGAGTCATGGCGGCCGGTCTTCTACGCGTCGGCCGACCAACTCTTGACGGCGCTGGTCGAACAACTGCGGGGCGCGGCCGATCCCGAGAGGTCGACGACGTCGATGCAGGAGGTGCTGGACACGGCCTACCGTTTCGGCCGGCGCGAAGCCCGGCAGGGCCGGCCGACGGAGGTGCAGCTCGCCGCCTACCGGATCGGCGCTCGCGAGATCTGGCGTGAGTGGTCTGCGTTGGCGGTGCAGCACGGAGTGGGTGGCGGCGAGGTGAGCGTCTTCGCCGAGATGTCCTTCGCCTACCTCGACCGATTCTCGGCGGCGGGTGTGGCCGGCCATGCCGACGAGATGGCGCGATTGGGATTGGCGCGAGAACGCCACCGCGAGCGACTCGTACGCGCCCTCCTGCGCGAGTTATCGCCCGAGGAGTTGAACCTCGCTGCCGAGGCGGCGTCGTGGAATCCCCCGCAGACGTTGACCGCAGTGGCGCTGCCCCTTCGGCACCACGACCGCGGCGGGATGATCAACACCGATCCGCGCGCTCTCGAAGTGCCCGACGACGCGGTCGAGGTGCCCCCGGCGGGCATTCGGCTCTCCCTGATCCCCGACGTGGGCGGGAAGGCCAGAGCGCCGTTCCTCGCGTCGATCGGCAAGACGGGTGCAGTCGTGGGGCCGGCACGGCCGTGGTCGTCCGTGCGGTCCTCGGTGAATCGAGTCATTCGGGCGGTCGAGCTTCGCGCACCGCAGTCCACCTCACTGCTCGACACCGACGAGATGCTCGCGGAATTGGTCGTGACGGCCGACGCCGAGGCACTCGTCGACCTTCGGGCCCGCGCCTTGGCGCCGTTGGCTGCGCTGCCGACCACCACCCGCGAACGGCTCACCGACACGCTGCGGTCATGGCTGCTGCATCACGGTCGACGCGATGACATTGCCGCAGACCTGTACGTGTCGCCGTCGACGGTGCGCTATCGCCTGCGCCAGTTGCGCGAACTGTTCGGGGAGCGGCTACACGACCCGGGCTCGATCGCAGAACTCACCGTCGCGCTGGCGTGCGGAATAGGGTCTGCGCGGCAGACGTTGCCGCCCGGAAACGACCCACCACACGGAGGCGATGCATGAAGATCGGAATCATCGGGGCGGGCCAGATCGGGGGCACGCTGACGCGTCGGCTCCGCGAACTGGGCCACGACGTCAACGTGTCGAACTCCCGCGCACCGGAAACGCTGGCGGATCTCGCCCAGGAAACCGGTGCGACCGCGGTGTGGGCGAAGGACGCCGCGACCGATGCCGATC from Mycolicibacterium arabiense includes the following:
- a CDS encoding helix-turn-helix domain-containing protein yields the protein MPNVPPVPTRTPELPAETLEAMRAGLPGLADRMVEAVIAEVPTFAVAAQESWRPVFYASADQLLTALVEQLRGAADPERSTTSMQEVLDTAYRFGRREARQGRPTEVQLAAYRIGAREIWREWSALAVQHGVGGGEVSVFAEMSFAYLDRFSAAGVAGHADEMARLGLARERHRERLVRALLRELSPEELNLAAEAASWNPPQTLTAVALPLRHHDRGGMINTDPRALEVPDDAVEVPPAGIRLSLIPDVGGKARAPFLASIGKTGAVVGPARPWSSVRSSVNRVIRAVELRAPQSTSLLDTDEMLAELVVTADAEALVDLRARALAPLAALPTTTRERLTDTLRSWLLHHGRRDDIAADLYVSPSTVRYRLRQLRELFGERLHDPGSIAELTVALACGIGSARQTLPPGNDPPHGGDA